The genomic region GCTCACCACATATAAATCTTTATAGCCATCAGAGTTTACATCAAAAAAAACTGCATCAACATCTTCAAAAGGAGCTTCTTTCTTCCAAAATTCGTTTAGAACAATAGTAAAAGATCCGTCTTTGTTCTGTTTATATAATTTTGGGGCATGCCCGGTAGCTCCACCCAAAAAAACATCGTCCAACCCATCGTTATCAATATCGGCAACGGCCATGGCCGGACCAAATTGAGATAACTTATGGGGAAGAAGCACCTGCTTTTTAAAGTCGTCAAAATTATTTTCCACATGGTTGAACTCAATAGGGAGTTCATTTGTTGTTTCAACAAAAAGTGCATCATTAGACCTAGACAATTTCGATTTTACAGAAGCTTTGTCTTTTGTAAACTTTACCGTTTGGTTTGCATTGATATTTTTTTCAAAAGTTTCAAGGCCATTGGGCCAAGTAATGAGCAAACTATCTACTTTTTTAGAAGAACCTAGACCAAAATGAACCGTAGATTCACTTGTGGAATATATGCCCCTTACATTGGTTATATGTTGTGTTTGCATATTTCCGTTTGTATAAATATCAACTCTTGAACCGAGCGTGGGCGCATTTGAGTTATCCGACAGCTCTAACCTTAAGAAATTACCATTGGTATTGGCTTCAGTGTTATTTCTGTATACAAAGGCCGTTTCATTGATATTGTTCACGACCAAATCCAAATCCCCGTCATTATCAAAGTCAGCATATGCCGACCCGTTGGAAAACGACTCGACATCCAAACCCCAATCTTTGGCCACTTTTTCAAATTTTAAATTCCCCTTATTTTTAAAAGCATAATTTTTTAAAGGTTGAGAAGGTATTAATCCAATAGCTTTTTCGAGATTTACAACATCCCAGATACTTTTTATGGTACCACCGTCAGGATTTTTTTGAAGCCATTCAAGTCTGGTCTTGTTCACATATTCGGCTACATTGTTATCTGCATCGGTATTTCTGATATCCCTTAATAATCCGTTAGTGACGTAGGCATCCTTAAACCCATCATTATCAAAATCAGCTATAAGGTTAGACCAGCTCCAATCTGTCGCCGACATACCGGTGTATTGTGCTATGTTACTAAAAGTGCCATTCCCGTTGTTCAACTGTAATGTATTGTACATATATTGATAGCCACCGCCGTCTTCTACGACTTTCCAAAAGGCTTCAATATTCATTCCGCTCATATTGGATTTCAATCTAAAATTGTCTTCGGCGACCATGTCCACCACAAAAACATCCAATAAGCCATCGTTGTTGATGTCCGAAATATCTACTCCCATACTGTAAAAGGAGGTCTGGTTTATTGTTGAGTCAATACGGTTAGAAAAAGTACCATCTTGATTATTGATGAAAAGAAAATCAGGAGCGTAAAAATCGTTCGCCACGTAAATATCCGTCCAACCGTCATTATTTATATCGCTGGCGGAAACGCCATTTGGAAAGCCTGTTTTAAAAAGTCCTGCTGCTTTGGTAACATCCTCAAAAAAACCTCCTTTATTTTTTAAAAGCCGAAGTGAATACTCAGGTTTGAGCAACTCTGTTCCTGCGTATTCGGAAAAACTGCCAGGATTAGGAGGTTGGGTCAACAAGAACAAGTCTAATAGACCGTCTTTGTCATAATCCAAAAAAGTGGAATGCCTTGTTCTTTGCTGGTCATCAACTTTGAATTCTTCGGCGACTTCGTTGAAAGTCAAGTCACCTTTGTTCAGGTACAGCAGGTTTTTTCTCAAATCGGGGTTTTCATCATATAACTCCCTACTAACATATATATCTAAAAGCCCATCATTGTTAACATCTGCAATGGTAACGCCGGTAGACCATCCCCCATCGTCAATTATCCCTGCTTTTTGGGTAATATCCTTAAATTTAAAATCCCCTTGATTTAAATAAAGTTTGTCGGAAACCATATTCCCGGCAAAATAAATATCCTGTAGACCATCATTATTAAAATCACCAACGCCTACACCAGCCCCTCCATAATAATTGGCATACAGCAGAATATTCGCTTGTTTTGTGTCTTCAATTTTATTGACAAAATCAATGCCCGTATGAGCAGGTTCCAAAAGTGTAAAAAGCTGTTGGTTTTTTATTTCTGCTTTTTTTTCGCATGAAAAGAAAATGAACGCTATGCAAACCAAAAAAAATGATCTCATAAAATATAATAATCTAATTACCAGTGTAAAAATACCAATATAACCATACTATTTATACCAAAAAACAAAGGAGAGTTTCCCCTCCTTTGATAAATTAACTAAAACTAACTCAAACTGACTCTATAAAATTGGATTATGAGTTATTCAACATCCCACCATACCCTGGTGGTAAGCTCATCAGACCCTTGTCTACTAATGGCCTCATCATAGTTTGCCTTATTGTTTACCTGCTCGCTTTCAGAATATGACATTCTTCTTGGAATTGTACCGTTAGTTACATTACCGGGGTAATTAACAGGTGTCAATACAGGGAATCCTGTTCTTCTCCAATTAGAAAACGATTCATATTCGTTCAAGAAGGTAACCGCCCAATATTGGGTAGCAATTTGCTCAATAGCATTTGCCGCATCATAAGGGTTTGCTGTCAAGTAAGCTGCAATATCGGCATCATCAATAACACCAGCATCACCATAAAGTGATAATGTCTTCATAGCTGCAGTTACGCCATTATTGTAATGCGTTTCGGCATCACCGCCGATTCCCCATCTCACATTGGCTTCGGCCAACATAAATTCTACTTCGGCATAGGTCTGGAAAATCATTGGAGCATCTAACCCTGTAATAATATTCCTGTTGGGCTCAACATAATTATCCAAATTCTCTTCACCTGTCATCTCTAAAAGCATGTTCGCGTCAAGACCGTTTGGAAAGCCTATCATATCGGCGGGGTCAGTACTACCATCACTTCTTCTTGCTCCCAAAATTGGTAATCTTGGATCGTTTCTATCTTTCATGAAATCCACAAAAGTTTTGCTTAACCTTGGATTGGCATCTACAAGAAAAACCTCGCCATTACCATTTTGGTTGACCCCTTCTGGACCAGCAGTGTGTGGTACAAAGAAAATGTCATCATTAGACTCCATTACTCCACCTGCAATAGCTTTAGTAGCCCATGACTGCGCCGCAGCAGGGTCTACTTTTATAAGCCTTAATCCCAAGCGCAACATTAAAGAATTGGCCAATCTTTTCCATTTAGCTTGATCACCGTTATATATGATATCAGCATCCCCAAATTGAGAGGTACCTGTACCTAAGTCAGCAGCGGATTCTTCCAATTCTTTTAACATATCTGCATAGATTTCACTTTGCGGGTCGTACTTTGGGGTTAAGATACCCTCTAAAACCGCTTTGCCGGCCTCGCTATAAGGAACGTCTCCATATAAATCGGTCAATCTTGAAAAGGCAAAAACTCGCAATATTCTAGTAATTGCTTTCATTTCAGCCGGTAGCCCTTCTTCATCGATTTGAACCAACATATCCTCCAAAGATTTTATGGCATTGCCATAATACCTATCCATAAGGGACGAGGCATAACCTCTGTTCCACGTGTATTTATCTCCATCCCAATACCCAGCAGTAGTCGCTATGTGCTGCATCATGGTGGATTGATAAATCAAACCTGCTCTCCAATTATCATATCGCTCACTTGATACGAACAATTGGGCTGCGGTCAGCTTATTATTGACACTTACTTGAATAGGCTTCTGAGGGTTAACATTTAGCTCTTCAAAACCTTCGTCACATGCACTAAGCACGAACAAAAACAACAAGACATAAATTGATTTTTTCATAATTTTCTTTTTAAAACTTAACATTAAGACTTAATCCATAGCTTCTTGTAAGTGGCACACCAAAATACTCTAAACCTTGAGAATTCCCTGCATTATATGTACTTTCAGGATCCACATTTTCTATGGTTCGAGACAGGAAGAAAAGGTTTTGCCCAATTAGATTAACAGTTACAGACTGCAGGAACGTTTTGTCCAGTACTTTGCTTGGCAAAGTATATCCTAAACTCATTTGCCTGAATTTAATATAATCCGCATCCTCTACAAACTCTTCTGCAATGTCATTAACCCTGCCCCAGTATATTTGAAGGTCTTCGGGAGCCACCGTTGTGGTAAATGCGGTACCTGTACCAGCATCCGCATCAAAAGTAGCACCATCTACCCCGGATATGGTAAGGCCATTTTCCCTACCTGCCAAAGTGTTCTTATGTAGCCCCGCACCATATGCTGTTGAATTAGTACCTGAAAACAACTGACCGCCGAACTTAGCATCAATCAAAAAGTTAAGACTAAAGTTTTTATATCTTATAGTATTTGTCCACCCAAAATTCCAAGGTGGCACACCTTCGCCCAATATTTTACGCTCTCCCTGCCTTGCAATCGGGACCCCGTCACCATCTATATCATAAACAATGTTTCCATTGTTATCGCGCACATAAGACGTTCCAAAGATAACACCAAAGGGCTCACCAACAATTTGTTGTATCCTAACGTTTCTTGTTCTGGGCTCATCCAAAGCTATATCAGAATTATCAGCATTTGTCGCTGTAATCTTACTTTCGTTGAAAGAAGCGTTTAATGTAGTTGTCCAAGTGAAGTTCTCATTTCTGATAGGCGTACCTGAAATTAAAAGTTCAACACCTTCGTTTTCCAATTTACCAAGATTCGCCGAAGCTGCTCCAAATCCAGAACCTACCGAAGTCGTTACGTTTACTATGTCATTGGTAGTTTCATTAGCATAGTAGGCCAAGTCAACAGACAACCTGTTGTCAAAAAACCTAGCATCTAGACCAATTTCGACTTCATTTTTGTTGAAAGGCACCAAATCCGCATTCGGTACCGTACCACCCGTAATTCTACCTAACGGTTGACCGAGGTGTCCTTGTCCAAATATTTCATATGTTAAACCCAGCTGGTATGCTTCTTGAGCACCACCTGCCACCTGACTGTAACCCCCTCTTAGTTTAAGGAAGTTCACAAATGTTGGCATCTCTATCATATCGGACAATATTAAACTACCATTGATAGAAGAATAGAAATCATTATTTGGTGTTGTTTTACCAGGAAAGGATAACGTAGAGAACCAGTCATTCCTCCCAGTAAATGTGATGTAAGCAAAATTGTTATAGGAGAGTTCCATTGAACCGTAAAGAGAACCAATCTCACGCTTATTAAAATCCCTATTCCTGCTTTGGTTTCTTAAATTAGCTATATCAAATAACCCAGGAACGATAAACTGATTACCTCCCAAGTTTAAATCCTCTCTCTCAATAGAGTTTTTATTCGCTCCGACGAAGGTAGTTAAAGCGAATTTCTCTGTGATATCTTTGTCAACACCTAATATGACATCAGAATCAATTTGGGTAAAGCGCCTATTCAATTCATTCATGTCCCCCAATGGGTTAAATAATGTGCCTGTTGGTGTTATTCTTGTTGTACGCAATGTTGAATGGTCTGTACCTATTCTAGCCGTTACGTATAACCAATCCAATATGTCATATCTTAAAGAGGCTGATGCAATTATCCTATTTTTTTTATCCTCATTTCTAAAATTGAAAGCGGCAAAATAAGGGTTTGTAGAGAACACATTTCCGTTTATCTGTCTCTCGTTACCGTCTTCATCTGCACCAGGATTCATATTCCTCACATCTACGTTACCGGGCAAAACACCTACCGTAAAGTTTGCATTACCGGGAGAATCTGAAAGTCTTGGTCTATTCACAACATCTTCAACAATGTATTGAGAATTGACCTGTAATGTGAGTTTTTCGGCCAAAACCGTTCCCGCGTTAAGGGAAAAAGTTTTTCTGTTTAGGCCAGAATTAGGAACAATGTCGCTGTTAGTAAGGTCTGTGAAGGAGAACCTTAAGTTAGATTTGTCATTTGCCGTTGAAAAGGCCAATGTGTTGATAAACGTAGTTCCCGTTCTGTAAAAGTTTTTTATGTTGTTTCCAACTCGGGAATAGGGCCTCTCAACACCGTCCCATTGTATTACAGGAGACCCGTTGTATCTTGGCCCCCATGAACTAAATCCTAAGTCAATTGCTTCTTGTTGAGTCGCTGGCACTCTTCCAAGGGTTCCTTGACCGTATTCCGTTTGAAAATCTTGGATATCTGTATTAACAACATCAAAATTCACAGTTGAACTATACTCGATACCAAAACCTTCTTGTTTTTTTCCTCCTTTGGTCGTAATCAAAATTACACCGTTTGCACCTCTTGAACCGTACAGTGCACTGGCCGCACCACCTTTAAGTACAGATATAGACTCAATAAGGTCTGGTGCAATACTGGATATACCGTCCCCGCCATCACTACCGCCCCACAAACTTGCGGAACCATTATTATCGTTACCAATGGGAATACCGTCTACTACATATAATGGTTGATTGTTACCGGTAAGCGTACTATTACCACGTATGATTACCCTACTTGAACCTGCAGCCCCAGTCGAGTTTTGCGTAATATTTACACCTGCTATCTTACCTTGTAGCGCATTAATACCATTTACTGTTTTGACCGTTGAAATTTCTTCTCCGTCTACTTCTGTTATCGAATAACCCAATGCTTTTGTCTCTCGCTTGATGCCCAAAGCAGTTACTACAACTTCATCTAATTGGCTGCTATCTTCATCCAATGTTGTGTTGACCGTTGATTGCCCCGATACCGAAACCTCTTTGGTCGCATACCCTAAGGAGGAGAATACCAAAATATCCGAACTTCCGGATAAGTTGATGGCATAATTACCGTCAAAATCTGTCGCGGTACCGTTCGACGTTCCTTTTTCAACAACGTTGACGCCCGGCAAGGGCACGCCCGAAGCATCTGTTACCGTACCTGTAACTGTTTGTGCGGCTATGCTTCCGGCAAAAAGCAATGCAACAAACATCAATACATACTTTAGTTTTTGATTCATGTTGGTTTATTTAAGTTAGTAATCTAGTTAAATGTACTGTTTCAATTAATTTCCAATTAAGAAAACTATAATTTTATGTTAACGAATGATGTAAAATTTCGACCAATAACAATATTCAAAAGCTAAATAGCCCATATTTTTTCTTTTCAAATTAAACAAAGTTCTCGAATTTAAATTATCAAGTTAATAATTTTTCAATCAAAAAAATACTCAATACGCAATATAATAGTGGCCTATTGATTGAAAAATAGAATCTAAGCAAAACGCAGCTGCGTGTAGATATCCTTTTTTACTGACCATATATTAAAAGCCCATTATGGTTTTTCTTGAAAGTACTTTACTCTTTAACCACTGACCTAAACAAACCCTCATTGTTTACGCTAAGCACTTTTTTTGTAAAGGGACTTTCAACCCATAATATCCAACCGTATTTATAGGTTTCCAGTTTGGGCGAAATATGCTCCCCAAAGATCGTTTCACCTTTTAAAATCTTTTTTTTTGTCAATACTGTTTTGGAGTAGTCCCGATACAGATCATACAGATACCATTTTATATATTCATCTTCGGGAATTTTAAAAGCGGCTTTACCAGTTGGTGCTTCCGTTGAAAAAAATACGTATCCCCAATGCTCGGGTTCGTGCATATTCACTACGCCTTGTGGAGACCATACCCAATTGTACTCATGCAGAAAATCTCCCGTTTCCTTATCTTTTTTTCGGTAATAGGTATCATCGATTACATCAAAATCCCAGTTCACCCTTGAAAAGTTGATTCGCCAAAAGTCATTTTCAGGTATTTTGGTATTTCCGCCAGGTGGGGTGGTAAAAGACCACGGAATGGCTATTTCAACAGACCAACCTGTGTCAGTATCGGAAGAATCGTTCAAACTGCCCTGAACATAGACTGCGGATTCCAAGCCTTTAAAATCCCAGTTCCCCAATATTGTACCCCCGTTGCGGTATGGTTTAGACAAATACAAATCCCAAATCGTATTGAGTGCATTCATTTCTAATTCATAATAGTTATGGGTATCTCCGTCCGGGTCTATAAATATTTCGAAATCATTATTGTAAAAAATTATGGTGTCCCTTTGTTTTAAAGTAGCCCACACATGGGGCTCCTCCATAATAGCGAATATATATAGGTTCTCGTCATCCCATAGCATTTTCATTTTAGTTTCATATGTAGGCTTCTTTTTTCCCTCTATGTCAATAAAAGGTTGTGACCAATCAGTTTTTTGCCAGGAAAGCTCATCGGCTTTGCCGTCTATCACAAAACTGTCATCAACCTTGTTCGCCACATAGGCTCTTGGGACATTTTGTGAAAAGGCCCCATAAAACCCTATGATGGATAAAAGAAACGATAGCCCAAAGCTATTTTTGGATACGGATATGTTCGACATGCTTCAAATTATTTTTTCATTCATAAAATAGGGCATTTTTTAATGTCACTTGTACCAAAAATCACCACTAAAATTTTTTTAAAGGTTTTTTATTTTATCTTGGAAATCAAATAAAATTAGACCAATAACCACTGGCTGTAGCTATAGCCCAATAAAAACCTTTGTTCCAATAAAAATAGAATGCTGGCAGACAACAAGTTAAATGATTTTTTGAGACGTGATTCCCAAAAAGACTACACGATCAATTACAAGCACCATATTATATTTTGGAGCATATACTTCGTATTTAATGTTTTTAGATGGAGTAGCATACATGATGATTTTGCTTACTCCCTAAAAACAAATATTATAGGTTTTCCCATACACATGCTTTTGGCCTATTTTAACGTATACTACTTAATGCCAAAATTTGTGTATACCCGCAAATATGTAAGCTATTCAATATTGATACTTGTTTCCCTTTTTATCATGTTATTGGTAAAATACAACCTAACCTATTACTTGGTAAGTACAAATGTTTGGCCAGAGGGTCCTGAAAACATAGATAGTCTTACGCTAGACTACGCCATACAGACCATGTTGGGTGAGCTTTATGTTATCTCTTTTGTGACCGCCATAAAAATTACCGTTGATAGGATGCGGGCCAACAGTAAGCTTCACAACTTGGAAAAAAGACAGCTGACGACCGAACTTAAGTTTCTCAGGTCACAAGTTTCCCCACACTTTTTTTTCAATACATTGAACAATATATATTCATTAACGCTCGAAAAATCGAACAAAGCTCCAGAAGTTGTTCTCAAGCTCTCCGAATTGATGCGGTATTTGCTATACGCCACAAAAAAAAGAAAACAGAACCTCACCAGTGAAGTCGAATGCATTCAAAATTATATTGATTTGGAAAGGATTAGGTTCGACGATTCCCTGAAAATAAATATCGATATTTCGGGAGACTTGCAAAATCACACCATAGCTCCTATGCTTTTGATACCCATAATAGAAAACTGCTTTAAACACGGAGCAAATAAAAACATTGGTGACATGTTTATAAATATCGATTTGAAAGTAGAAGGTGATTTTATGTATTTTCAGGTCGTAAATACAATTCCCGAAAAAAGCCAACAAAGCAATATGCCCACTAGAATAGGAGGTATTGGGCTTTCCAACGTAAAAAAACGATTGGAGCTGGGTTATAACAAAAATGATTATGACCTATCTATTTTTGAGGAAAACAACATGTTTCACGTAATTCTTAAACTCAAAGTATGAGAAACTTAAAAGTTATCATAATCGATGATGAGCCTTTGGCCATAAACGTACTGAAAAATTATGTTTCACAGGTAAAGGAGTTACAATTGGAAAACACTTTTTCCAATGCCGTCGACGCTTCATCCTATCTTTTGAACCATGAGGTAGACATCATTTTTTTGGATATAAACATGCCCATTTTGGATGGCTTGAACTTTTTGAAAAGCTTACAGGTAATTCCTATGGTGGTCATTACCTCGGCCCATGAAGAATACGCATTAAAGAGCTTTGAACTAGAAGTCATAGATTATTTGGTAAAACCCATTCCCTTTCCTAGATTCTTAAAATCGGTCAGGCGAATCATTTCCCTCAAGCAAACCAACCCGATAACGGAAAGCAATGCCGTCGAAAAACCTAGCATCTTCATCAAAATCGACAAAAAAAAGCTGCAAAAAATATATTTGGATGAAATCATGGTAATCGAAAGTCTAAAAGACTATATACGCATCATTACCTCAACGACCAAATACATCATCCACAGGACACTTAGCAGTTTTACCGAAGAACTGCCCAAAAACAGATTTTTACGAATACACCGATCTTATACCATAGCCATAGACAAAGTAGACGTAGTAGAGGGCAATAGTCTGCAAGTAGGCGGTATTAGATATACTATTGGGCGAAGTTATCTCGCAGAAACAAAAAACAGGATCCTAAACAATACCAAAGATTAAAATACAATTTGCTTTAATTTTTATTGGTCAATAACAAGACTTGGGGAAAATTTATGATTCCCGTAGCAGAGCCTATCCTGATCATTTCATTAATATCGTACATGAACGTGCCCAGCATAACATCTACCAGTCCATCTTTGTTAAAATCCCCTGCTTCCATCGTAAGCCAATTACCATGAATGGGGTTGGGCATCAATATAGGGTAAAAGTCATGTTTCCCTGTATTGTTCAAATAAACCACGGCATCCTTGATGTTGCTTTCGCCTTTGTAATCAACAAAAAGGGCCGAAGCGATAATATCCAGATCTCCATCATTGTCAAAGTCCCTAGCCATTGCTTTGTTACAATCATACATGGGGTAAAAAAAAGTCTCTTCAAATTGATTTTTGGTGTTGTTCATATAGACACGAACACCGTGGTACGGTTTATCTATCGGGGAAAAATCCCTATTGTCACCATTCGTGACCAGAATATCCTGGTGACCGTCAGAATTGAAATCGGCCAGTTCAAAATAACTGAGCCCGTGTACGGGCGTAAACTCCAGAACCCGGATTGGTTTAAAAACATTTTTTCCTTGGTTATAGTATATGGTAATGCCCTCGTAGGCCTGTGTGCTCATGGCTATAATATCTGGCAAACCATCTTTGTCAAAATCATTGACCTCTACCTTTCGGGTACCCGGAAGGGTGCTTAATATGTGTTCTTTGGTAGCATCCTTGCCGTCAAACCACGAAAGCTTACCAACGGTATGTCCAAAATTGCATATGATCAGATCATCATTGCCATCTAGATTTAGGTCGGCACTTAAAAAATTTACGGGCCTTCGCAATGTTGAAAAGGAGGGGCTCCCTTTAAAAAAATCACTGTTCTTGCTCAAACTTCCCAATTCTCCCAATTTTTGGTTGGAAGGTACTAGCTTTCCTATCGTCAATAGTGTAGGGTCCGATTTTGGGTCAAACTCAATATCCGAGGCATAACTACCTAATTTCCACTCCCCACTCAATACCCCGGTATTTTTAAGCGCATACAATTTTAAGTGGTCCCCGATATATAGTTCAGAATTATATTCATCGTACTCCAAAAGTGTTACCTGAGGTAATTTAGAACCGTCTATGGTAACCGATTGTGTCTCAAATGGAAAATCAATTTTGCTTTTCTTTGGTCGCTTTGCGTAAGTTTCAAGTTTTTCAGGAGCGTTTTCAACAAAATACTCCACAATTGCCGCCCAATCTTTTTCTGAAATAAGGGGAGTGTCAGGAAAGGTGTTCAACTTCTTTAAAATATCGGCTTCGATACTATCGCTTACGATATAATTATCTTTGCCGGCCATTTGCAAACCCAATCTAAGTGCCATATTGGGCAAAACACTGTTAGCCCAGGTCGCTTTATCTAATAGACCAGGTTCGGTGTATTTATGGCACATTGCACAATACCTGATTGACAACTCTTTTCCGGAACTTTGCTCAGAAACAACGGTATTGTTTGTTTTTTGTTGGCTTGTTCCTGAAAAATAACTGGCAAAACAAATGACACTGGCTAGAAGGACACGTACTATATGTTTCAATCTTTTAAAAACTTATGTAATTTGCAATTTTTTATACCTCAAAGGTTAAAGATAAATATATAATTCAAAAAGAACATCCGATTTTATCGCGTAAGATTTTAACCAAAGTATCACGCATGGAAAAACCATTTAAATTCAAGCAATTCATGATAAGGCAAAACCGTTGTGCCATGAAGGTGGGCACCGATGGGGTTTTACTAGGTGCCTGGGCTTCTTTGCCCGTGAACACAAAAGCTATCTTGGATATTGGATCGGGAACCGGGTTGATTGCATTGATGCTTGCACAGCGTAGCTCTGCCGAAATTATAGATGCCATTGAAATTGATGGGGATGCGTATGAACAGTGTGTAGATAATTTTGAAAGCTCACCGTGGGGAGACCGCTTGTTCTGCTATCATGCAAGTCTTGATGAGTTTACAGACGAAATTGATGACAAATATGATATGATAGTCTCCAATCCACCTTTTTACTCTGAAGATGTTTCCACTGGAAACATTGCCAGAAATACCGCAAGACAAAACCGGTCTTTACCCTTTTCAAAACTTTTGGAGAGTATCTCAAAATTACTCTCGCCAGAGGGTGT from Costertonia aggregata harbors:
- a CDS encoding sensor histidine kinase — encoded protein: MLADNKLNDFLRRDSQKDYTINYKHHIIFWSIYFVFNVFRWSSIHDDFAYSLKTNIIGFPIHMLLAYFNVYYLMPKFVYTRKYVSYSILILVSLFIMLLVKYNLTYYLVSTNVWPEGPENIDSLTLDYAIQTMLGELYVISFVTAIKITVDRMRANSKLHNLEKRQLTTELKFLRSQVSPHFFFNTLNNIYSLTLEKSNKAPEVVLKLSELMRYLLYATKKRKQNLTSEVECIQNYIDLERIRFDDSLKINIDISGDLQNHTIAPMLLIPIIENCFKHGANKNIGDMFINIDLKVEGDFMYFQVVNTIPEKSQQSNMPTRIGGIGLSNVKKRLELGYNKNDYDLSIFEENNMFHVILKLKV
- a CDS encoding LytR/AlgR family response regulator transcription factor, which encodes MRNLKVIIIDDEPLAINVLKNYVSQVKELQLENTFSNAVDASSYLLNHEVDIIFLDINMPILDGLNFLKSLQVIPMVVITSAHEEYALKSFELEVIDYLVKPIPFPRFLKSVRRIISLKQTNPITESNAVEKPSIFIKIDKKKLQKIYLDEIMVIESLKDYIRIITSTTKYIIHRTLSSFTEELPKNRFLRIHRSYTIAIDKVDVVEGNSLQVGGIRYTIGRSYLAETKNRILNNTKD
- a CDS encoding FG-GAP repeat domain-containing protein → MKHIVRVLLASVICFASYFSGTSQQKTNNTVVSEQSSGKELSIRYCAMCHKYTEPGLLDKATWANSVLPNMALRLGLQMAGKDNYIVSDSIEADILKKLNTFPDTPLISEKDWAAIVEYFVENAPEKLETYAKRPKKSKIDFPFETQSVTIDGSKLPQVTLLEYDEYNSELYIGDHLKLYALKNTGVLSGEWKLGSYASDIEFDPKSDPTLLTIGKLVPSNQKLGELGSLSKNSDFFKGSPSFSTLRRPVNFLSADLNLDGNDDLIICNFGHTVGKLSWFDGKDATKEHILSTLPGTRKVEVNDFDKDGLPDIIAMSTQAYEGITIYYNQGKNVFKPIRVLEFTPVHGLSYFELADFNSDGHQDILVTNGDNRDFSPIDKPYHGVRVYMNNTKNQFEETFFYPMYDCNKAMARDFDNDGDLDIIASALFVDYKGESNIKDAVVYLNNTGKHDFYPILMPNPIHGNWLTMEAGDFNKDGLVDVMLGTFMYDINEMIRIGSATGIINFPQVLLLTNKN
- a CDS encoding tRNA1(Val) (adenine(37)-N6)-methyltransferase, which gives rise to MEKPFKFKQFMIRQNRCAMKVGTDGVLLGAWASLPVNTKAILDIGSGTGLIALMLAQRSSAEIIDAIEIDGDAYEQCVDNFESSPWGDRLFCYHASLDEFTDEIDDKYDMIVSNPPFYSEDVSTGNIARNTARQNRSLPFSKLLESISKLLSPEGVFAVIIPIKEEKRFFHMAESVKLYPKRATRVRGNQKSEIKRSLLEFGFHTTKTMYHELTIETDRHIYTPEYVALTKEFYLKM